Below is a genomic region from Helianthus annuus cultivar XRQ/B chromosome 2, HanXRQr2.0-SUNRISE, whole genome shotgun sequence.
GTTGGAGGAAGATGGTGCAACTTAGGTCTTTGATTCGCCACCATGTTTGGTCTATGATTGGAGATGGCCGAAATACTTCGGCTTGGTTTGACACATGGAGTTCTATTGGTCCGCTATGTACTTTCTTATCTCCGAGAGTGATTACTCGAGAGGGCTTCTCCCTCAATGCTACCGTTGCGGATATATATTCTAATGGTTCTTGGATTTGGCCGGTTGCTTGGAGGGATATGTTTCCAGTCCTTATTCAGCTTGATCACTTGCATCGAAATTTAAATGTTCCAGATCACCTTCTATGGAAAGATGGGGATATTGTGGCTGAGCACTCTTCTTCTGGAGTTTGGGATTCTGTCCGTACAAGGGAGCAGGAGGTGGATTGGGCTGCAATCATTTGGTTTTCTCAATGTATCCCTCGACATGCTTTTCTGATGTGGCTTATTGTGCGACGTAAGTTACTCACTCAAGACAAAATTCTGCAATGGAATCATACTCGTTGTAACAACATGAACATGATGTGTTGTCTGTTGTGTCATGGAAATGTTGACTCTCATGCCCATCTATTTTTCGAGTGCAAGCTTTCCATGCAAGTTTGGGAAATGGTTCGGTCCAAAGCGGGTATGGAAAATGTGGATTCAACGTGGGGTGATATTTTCGAATGGCTTGGTCTGCACTCTCGTTCAAAATCAGCAACTCATATGGTTTCGAGATTGTTGGTGGCAGCGTTGGCTTACACTATCTGGCAGGAAAGGAATAATCGGTTGTTCAGGAACCAAACAAGACCTCCAGATGTTCTATGCCAGGCTGTTCTAGAAAGTGTCAGATATAAATTGATGGGGCTCAAATTCAAGAACAATGCTAGAGTTTGGGAGCTACTGGAGAAGTGGGATATTCATGGAGCTGATATAGTGATGGCTAACGAATGACTTTCATGTAGTTTTGGCGTTTATTTTGTTCTAGATATGTTGGCTAGTGGTCGGTTTGGTGTACTTTTTTAGTTGGTTTCTTTTGGTTTTACTCTCATGGGGGTATGTCCCATGTTTGAACTAGTAAGGATGCTACCTTActacttgtttttattttttgtgaatatatagaatcaccggggtaaccctttacccaaaaaaaagacTCTATTACCATATGGAGGCAAGTGAATTTTTCAAAAGCTTATAATGTGTGATCTTTGGTAAAAACACCGAGTATATTTTCCTAAAACTACGCATGCTTAAATTTACAAATTTTATAGTTATCATAAACATTCAAGAATTCAACACACTTCAAACTTATTCGTAAGGTTGGGTGGTGTGAGCCCCCTCCAAACGTAGGGTTCTCATTAGTCCACCTAAGTTGCAAATGAGGTCCACTCTTCACTCCCTTTTCACGCCCATCATTTCTCTCATAATATCGCCTTTGGCATCCCCAGGATAGTGTTGAGGGCTCTAAAAGCTTACGTGTAACACTCGTCTtacttatttattattttattataaaatgcGCATCTTTCAAAAACAAAATGCATTTCTACCAAAAACTTAGTTAATAGCTAAGTTGTACATTGTCATAGTGTATTAACATAACCAACTACTTAGTTTAAACATTCAAGAATTTTTAGTGTTTACATAGCAACATTATCTAAACATAATAAGAttagtgcggaagcttcaaaacttgtgttcggttcttgatttcACGCTTGATCGGCATCCGAAATGAAATGAGCATCACCTAAGGTTAAAACCACATCAATAATTACTTTTGACAATGTTAAAATACGCTTAGACAAGCCCCAATAACATATACATAACAAAAAAATCTGATTTTAGGTATGTCGTGCCACGCGACCGACTCAAACAAAACCTTCGCGTGCCGCGGGCggccccgcgtgtcgcgccagcATTGTGCAAccccgtcgcgtggcgcgggggagtacgttttccagcaggtccagtTTCTGGACCTGCATATTTGCCCAGCTCCGAATTTTCTTAAAATCTAAACTTTAAACTAGCATAAATTTTTATTTACATATccgttttagccgattctttttcctatatgtCCGTATTAAATTACGGATCTAACCATGTATATATCACTTAACGAAACCCGGATTATGAACGAATGGTCCACCAAATCCTTGTTTCGATTATTCGACCCATTAGCTACGTGTGCAAATTGTTTGCCAATCCATTCTTTGGCATTCTAATCTTATTTACCCATTCACTGGGCTTGGAATTCTTGGCGTATCCGTACCATTACATGGCATTACGCTCGTATTCGAATTTCATGCTTGTTTTCTACAAATTCAAGCATTGCCACTTTATGCAATTCTTGCAACTAGTTTCTACCATTCGACCCGATAACACGGATTCATAGACTTAACTTAGTATAACCATTCATTGCTAAAGTGCTATCTAGCACTAGCGCAATATGAGGCTTTCGAATCTTTACACGCAAGATCGATATAAGGAcatagttttgacccgtttggttgacgAGTGAAATTCCTCACTTTAATGTCAAGCCAAACTATTTCTAAccaatattttgacccgtttgagtgTTGAATGGACTTCGCCACTTCAATGACATGTCAAACGCATATACTACAATATGACACCATTAACAAGCTAAAACCAAACGTTTATACGTAATGTAACGGCACcaaagtcacgtacctttagagcacccCCTTCAAGCGCGTATCCCCTCCGACTTGTCCACTCAACATTCCGGAttctttgcctaaagagttcaattcacaaccaatttagaactcttttcataaTCTTTAACGCATAATTCGATATAAAAATCAAACTTGCGTTTTCATCCGATTTCTAACAttttaatcctcacttaggcattagCGGATCTAATTTTTACATAGCTAgaatcaagttcatgacttgttaTTTTCACCAATTCCAATACATATTTCGATTTCCTCATGTCAAGCATGCATACAAACACCAAAATTATCATAGAGAAATCAAGCAATACCAATTTTAACAATCATTATTCTTGTGTTCATCTACTTAGTAAAACCCATTTAACCTATGGATGGGTTATCACAAGTTTCATAATTCTAAACAAGATTGTTGCAAATTATCAACTAGGATTCAGTCTTAAACTTGTTTTCATTACAAGTTTCATCTCAACATCACATAATAAAGCTTAATTTCGATTTTCACAATTTACCTAGAATTTGAGATGaatcaaaacaccaaaattttgcataccttatgatcccttcaacAAGGTGATCACTAATCCGTGCTTGAAAATCGATTTGGGATTGATTTGAACCTCCAATTTGATCAATTTGGCACAAGTAGGTTTTGGTGGGGGAGCTCTTTTTCGCCCCTGTGTTtatgatcgaccagacacacactaagtgtgtgtttggtgtagattattttgttttaataacTCAAGTTTCCAGTTTAACAACTTAAGTCCCTCAACTTttgtttaatttataatttaGGTGTTTTAATCCACTTATATGGCATCTCAAGACTCGTATCTAACTGGGTTATCTATTCCTTGTTAGTTTGTTCTTGTTTATTtaatactttataattctaacataaagttttatattttcggggtgttacattatgTGACAGGGAACGCCACTCTACACCTGTTAAATCTAGTGAACGCCAcaaaagaacagatgattagAAAGCCAAAATATTCTACAACCTCTGATCGCAAATAACAGTGCTTTGAAGATCTGCTCCTCCCAATGACAAAGACTTAACATCTGCTTCTCCTAAAGTCTGCTAAAGGCAAAGGTCTGCTAAAGAGAACCGCTGCTGATGAAGACAAAGTCTGTTGAAGCAAATGTCTGATCACCCTCTGCTGATGAAGACAAAGTCTAATGAAGCTAAGGTCTGCAGGGGATCAACAGATGATGAAGTCCAATAGAGGATCTTCAACAGATGATTGATGAACATAGTTTTACTTTATTATCAATATAAGAATGCTTAGGCTCTAGCAGATGTTaggagtttgttaggttgttagatgtcgttgtctaggtgacgtcagcttagatgcttcagatGTTTcgtttgtactataaatagaacagttcCTATATTGTTCTATTCATCACTTTCCTCTTGACATTTTGTACGAACAAACAAGGAgtgatcaggctgagggggagttgtAATTGTTCATGCATACGTAAACTTGTAATTACAAATTTATAAAAGCATCTTGATGAAAGCAATATCTTCATTGTTGTGATTGAAAAGTTAATTATTCCACTGCATATTTTCATCTCTGTATTATCTTGATTTATTATTTCCATCCTAACTGTCACAacaatcaaactcagatcctaacaattggtataaGAGCGTGGTCAATCAAATTCGATCTAAACAATCAATTTGATATAAACAGATCAGCTCCTACTACTGATATCGTTTGTTCGTTGGATTGAAAATAGAGTAAAAGTTTATTTACGTTCAAAAGTATTTTAATCAAAAACCCTGTTTGTAAACAATAAAAAATGTCTCAAAATTCACAAGATCCACACAACACTAGTACTTTGTACAAACCTCTGATGCTTGTCAGATTGGAATATAATATCTGGCAATATCGGATGGGTCATATACTTGCTCAGTAGAACACAGGTGGCTGGAAATCAATTATCTTCAGACCACATGTTCCGATGGTGCCGAGTGCCAAAGACCCCAAGTACCAAAAAAGCATGAAAACTACTCCGAGTAGGATCTTCAGAAAATCGAGTtagatgccaaagcatttagcattgTTGCTACGACTCTACCGAATGATATCTATGCTAGCCTATTGCATTGCAATAGTGCTAAGGAGTTGTGGGATGCTTTGAAAGAGCATTTTGGTGGAACAGAGAAAGTTATTGAAAATAACCGAGAAGTTCTTAACCAACAGTATGGAACATTTTGTCACATTAAAGGAGAATcattaacccaacaatttgagATGTTTAGTTGTCTAATAAATGAATTAAAACTGGTAAATGTTGATTTTCATAATTCAACCTTGAATAGCCGATTTCTAAGATCAATACCAGAGAAATGGGACACTATTGCCTTTGTAACAAGAAGCTCTATTGGTTTCGATCAGTTTGATTCAGTTTCATGTTAGGCTCCTAACTTATGAGAGAGAGCTTAACCAGAAAACGAAGCTTCAACAGTTACGAAAAATTGTTGATGACTATGCCTTTGGTAGTACAGCACTTTCGGTCAACAGGAACCTCTAGTGGAAGTAAGGATCAGGGtaatgatcattttattgacataacatcTGGTGGAGGATTTAACTCTGATTCTTTCTCACCCAATTATGCTTTTGCAGCAAATGGGAAAACCAAGTTTCTGACAACTTATCTTTTGAGTTAAATGATGATCAACACTTTGACCCCACTGTTTGGAAGAAGTGGACATCTTGCACCAACTTGcattgctaagtgttagaactagcaaactTTACAAAAGAACTGACATAAAATTTCCAGGGTTGCATGGGGGTTGAaagttgggttggataaatctaaAATCAAAtattacaagtgtaataggttaggccattttgctagagaatgtaggagCCAAACAAATGGTCCTATTGTCACACATCCAAATCAAAGACCTCAAAACACTTAAAACATTGTCCATTATACCCAATATACCTCTGACCCACAGATGCAAAGCATTGCTCACTTTGCACACCCTGCAACCACTGTTCCAGTACAgtatgtccaaaccactgttccTCAGATATAGTATGTTCAAATCCAGTCCCTCAGGttcaagtgcaacctgcaccacaagtTGCACAAACCTCTGCTCAGGAAGAAAACAGTTAATAGAgttttttcacacaaggctttgttgactggagcagcttaCTTGATGAACTTACAGATGAAAACTTTGCCCTAGTTGCcaattttgaaaacaaacatgatgATTTTTTTATGGCACTAGAGACAATATTAGAAGGGGTTGAGTCTGAGGAAGTGGTGTCCAATTCTGATGAGGTTTGTGATAATGTTGAAACAAATGTTTCAGAAGAAAAGGTTGGTGAAGAAATGGTGAATCCTCTGATAGACCCATGGGAGTCTAGTGTTTGTGAAGGAGAGTGTGATTGGGTAATGATGGCTAGTGCTAAGGTATCTTAAGGGTATAAACTGGTTTAGGTTTACGTTTGTCTTGGGTTACTTGTTTTGTTTGGGTTTACATAGATTAGTGGGCTTAATTGGTGGGTTAGTGGTCAAATGGTAAGGGCTTGGCCCAATGTATTAGGGCATCCTATGTATCTATAAATAGGGTGTTCCTTATCAAGTTTAGGTTGTTGATTCTTGATAAAActtttgtgctttgtgtaatccAAGTACCAGACGATCTCAAGGATCGTGTGCCTGTGTTCTTTGAGTCAATACAATCAATCTTTCAATCTTCTACATTGTTTTTGTATTTCCGCTACTTGTTCGGTGTCGTGATATCCGGTTTTTAAGTATttgggacttacaattggtatcagagcctaggtagTCTTATGAAGGCTTGGTTGGATCGGATATCCTTGAAGATTGGACTAGGTTTTGCTGCGTTTTTCTGTGTTTTTCTGTTGTTCGCTAATTGAAGACTCAAAGACAACAAGAAAAAGGTCCGAATTCTGCTTTATTTGAAACTAATTCATATATATAATTTGATTCgactgatttttcttgtttcgTAAGTGTGGTTTTCAGGTTTTTCTTCTCGAAAAACTGTAGTTTTTGTCTCTTGAAAACTAACTTGTTCCCTCGACCAAACCCAGATTTAAGTTTTGCTtgaaaaacaaaacttttttcATTTAAAATCAGGTCTAATAAATTCAAAAACAACATGttgaaaaagtttaaaaaatggaATTTTCGTGCAAGACTgttcttaaaaaaataaaattctgaATTTTTGTTCAAAGAACATCATAAAAATTCATAAATTTTCGAAGAAAACTGGGTGTTTGATCCTCTTTGGTGGAAAGTCTACTGTTTTTTTGCATGATTTTCGGGATTTTGGTTGAAGAATTGACGAAAAACATCTAAAAAATTAAAGTCCTGATATTTCGAAGAATTAGTTGGAACAATATTTGATTTGGTTTCCATTTATAACTGTGAGGGACCACTGTGCGACCAAAGGACTGTGCTGGAAACATTTACTGGACTCTTGGAAGTATATGGGTCCAACAAACGTGTGTGCAGCCCAAAGCTTAGGTTTGTGTGGTCCATTAAAGGTTGTGCGACATCAAAAGTTGTGTGCGGTGTCTGGTTTTTGAACCCGTGAACTGTGCGAGGTGTGTTCTGGACTGTGCGACCTTGTTGTGAACTCCTTCAAGTATACGGGTTCACATATTCAAATTGTGCGGCTTGAATTGACCTTATTGAAGTGTATGGTTCATTCTTCAAGATTGTGCGGCCAGAATTGAGCTTCTTGAAGTGTACGGTGTCATCATCTTAGAGTGTGAGACCTGAAACTTGAACCTCTTTCAAGTGTGCGATATCCAtttgattttcctcaagtgtgcGGGTTCACCATAGTAGCGTGCGACTGAAATTTGAACTGTGCGGTGTTTGAAGTGTGCGGTTTAATTTTTGACCTTTGGACTGTATGGGTTCCTGCTTGGAACCTTAGAGTGTGCGACCTGAATTTGACCCTTTTGGACTGATCAACACAAGTTTTTGGACCTTTCTGGACTCTATTTAATTGGACTAAAGTGTAACAATATAAAGGCTATTAATAAACTGAATTATTTTTAACTGTTTGTTACTCATAAGTTTAATTGTTTTTCAGAAATGGATCAAACTAATCAACTGGCGTTGAGTGATAAGGTTGCCATTAATCAGAACCTCGATAACATCATTGGAACTAACAATAGGATCCCCAGGAGGATATTGTGGGGGGGGGATCCTTCTCAGAATGGAAATTTAGATTCATTAAGTACATGAAGATCAAGGATCCAAAGGCATGGAGGTCCATCTGCAATGGACCAACTGTGCTCACCTACGTGGTGGATGATGAAAAGGGAACCACTAAGATTAAGCCTGAATCAGAATACACTGATGAAGATCGTGAGAAGCTTGACATTGATGGAAAGGCTATTGCAATGCTACACTCAGCATTGGCACCAGAGATTAATATTGGTGTTAGGGATACCAAGTCTGCTCAAGAATTGTTGAATGCTTTGCTGGTAGTGTATGAAGGGAATGAAGAAATGAAGGAGAGCAAAAGGGATATGTTAACTCAGAGGTTCAATATGTTCAACCATTATCCAAGAGAGTCACTCAAGAACCAAATTCAAAGGTTCATTGCCTTGGTCAGTGAGATGAGAACCCATGATATACCACTGCAGAACTCTATAGTCAACAAAAAGCTTTTGAATGCTCTTTCAAGAAGCTGGGATACAAACGTCACTCTCATCAAAAGAACCAAGGATCCGGCAAGAATGAGCCTTGCAGAGTTGATTTCCTTTCTCAAGTCCTATGAAATGGATGACAAGCAGTGACTCTACAACCATACCTCAAGCTACAATAATGTAGGGGTGTTAACCAACACTGCACTGGTCTCTCAACAAGGAGCTGGCTCTTTTCAGATGTTTCCTTCTACAGTAACGAACCCTACCAACTACTCAAACACACCATCTACAGTTCTATTTCCTTCCAACCTTAGCACTTATTCTGGTTATTCTGGATACTTCCCTGCTCCAGTTCAATAAGTGAACCCAATTCAACCTGCACCTGCacctagggttgtaaacgaaccgaacgttcagtggACATTTCGTGAACCattcggtgggaagttcgtttatgttcgttcgattaggttagcgaatgaacacgaacaaaaaaaattcgttcggttagcttagcttagcgaacaaacacgaacacagatctcgttcgttcgactgcgttcgtgaacattcggtaatatgtttatttgattatattaaaaataataaataataaaccttttatctaaacatatcgaaaacttgaaaccctatatttttctaagttagctaaaatttggacattctaagatatttttggggataattatgtctaagttagttaaactttatTCATGGTTTGGTGGTGTGGTAGACTTcatgtgttttgatttatcatttgatgatagtatttaactatttatatcaaatgtttaaggataacaatgttttcattttttaattttcaagttaaatgttcatttgcgttcatttttatttgcttgtgtttgtttgtgttcgagagcagtgttcacgaactgttcgtgaacaatcGAATTtctttaacgaacgaacatgaacataaacttatgttcggtatgtgttcgtgaacagttcgcgaacatgttaatttccttaatgaacgaacatgaacatggttttgtttatgttcgttcggttcgtttacagccctacatgCACCTGCTCCTGCTCAAACTCATCCTGCCACTTCTGCTACATCTGCTACATGTAACTGATCTCCTCCCATTACTATTTCTAAGGTGTTCGAAGAGCACATGGTTTTCATGGCAGGGGTCATGAATTGCTACCATGCATTTATTACTGGGAAATTGGCTGGCAAACAGATTGCTTTAAATGAACTACAGGAGGTCCATCCTGATGACATTGAAGAGATGGACATTACTTGGTAGATGGCCATGGCGGTATTTCATGCTAAAAACCTTGTCAAAAGGACCGATAGAAACAAGTGGGAATCGGCTGATCATGAGCTTGGCTGGAACAAATCGAAGCTCAGGTGCTACAACTGTCACGAACCTGGGCACTTTGCTCGTGAATGCCGGCAACCAAGAAGGGAAAGACCTGACCCAAATGTTATTGTCACAGTCAGTTCAGCCGCAAGACCAACTCTAAATGTCATGTCTACTTCAAACATCACTGTTACTCATCCTGCTCACAGTTCAAACCCGAACACTACTGCAAGAAACCAAACAAGCTCATCAGGATCTGCCACAAACCTTGGAAACGCCTTGGTGGTCTAGGAAGGAGGTGGGTTTGATTGGATGCAACAAATGAAGGACCTGCAGATCACTCCAGACACTGTGTATCAAGAAAATCAAGCAGTTGTGGCACATGTGAACGAAGATATTGAATTAGCTACTGGAATCATTAAGGAAACCATTTATCAAGCTCTCATGGCTCAGATTAACCACTACACTCCTTCTG
It encodes:
- the LOC110896117 gene encoding uncharacterized protein LOC110896117; the protein is MVQLRSLIRHHVWSMIGDGRNTSAWFDTWSSIGPLCTFLSPRVITREGFSLNATVADIYSNGSWIWPVAWRDMFPVLIQLDHLHRNLNVPDHLLWKDGDIVAEHSSSGVWDSVRTREQEVDWAAIIWFSQCIPRHAFLMWLIVRRKLLTQDKILQWNHTRCNNMNMMCCLLCHGNVDSHAHLFFECKLSMQVWEMVRSKAGMENVDSTWGDIFEWLGLHSRSKSATHMVSRLLVAALAYTIWQERNNRLFRNQTRPPDVLCQAVLESVRYKLMGLKFKNNARVWELLEKWDIHGADIVMANE